Proteins from a genomic interval of Microbacterium imperiale:
- a CDS encoding phosphoribosyl-ATP diphosphatase → MKTFDALFAELTAIAETRPEGSGTVAQLDRGVHAIGKKIVEEAAEVWMAAEYQSDAETAEEISQLLYHLQVLMISKGLRPEDVYRHL, encoded by the coding sequence GTGAAGACGTTCGACGCCCTGTTCGCAGAGCTCACCGCGATCGCCGAGACGCGACCCGAGGGCTCGGGTACCGTCGCACAGCTGGACCGCGGCGTGCACGCCATCGGCAAGAAGATCGTCGAAGAGGCGGCCGAGGTCTGGATGGCGGCCGAGTACCAGTCCGACGCCGAGACGGCGGAGGAGATCTCGCAGCTGCTGTACCACCTGCAGGTGCTCATGATCAGCAAAGGCCTGCGTCCCGAGGATGTCTACCGACATCTCTGA
- a CDS encoding Trp biosynthesis-associated membrane protein translates to MNGRSRMLAVLAAVLGGGLAVIGSTQPWLEATLRDGAHAVLPVPGTEALPLVTPLGLAALALGLALSIVGPVLRYVFGALGILIGGALLAESVRIALTAPAEAVVGVVADTTGLSGVAAVETLVSTITATAWPVITAVGAFLIAAGGAVTLLTARSWRSTARRYRTDAATEAARPRGSRPHDSHDAIDSWDDLSRGSDPTA, encoded by the coding sequence GTGAACGGCCGGTCGCGCATGCTGGCCGTGCTCGCGGCGGTGCTCGGCGGCGGATTGGCCGTCATCGGATCGACGCAGCCGTGGCTCGAGGCCACTCTTCGCGACGGTGCCCACGCCGTGCTGCCGGTGCCCGGCACCGAGGCGCTGCCGCTCGTGACACCGCTCGGTCTGGCCGCGCTCGCGCTCGGACTCGCGCTGTCGATCGTCGGCCCGGTGCTGCGGTACGTGTTCGGAGCCCTCGGCATCCTGATCGGCGGCGCGCTGCTGGCCGAGTCGGTGCGCATCGCGCTGACGGCTCCCGCCGAGGCCGTGGTCGGGGTCGTCGCCGACACCACCGGGCTGTCGGGTGTCGCAGCCGTGGAGACGCTCGTGTCGACCATCACGGCCACCGCCTGGCCCGTCATCACCGCCGTGGGCGCGTTCCTCATCGCCGCCGGGGGAGCGGTGACCCTCCTCACGGCCCGCTCGTGGCGCAGCACCGCGCGGCGCTACCGCACCGACGCCGCGACGGAGGCCGCGCGGCCGCGCGGATCGCGACCGCACGACTCGCACGACGCCATCGATTCGTGGGACGACCTCAGCCGGGGGTCCGACCCCACCGCCTGA
- the trpC gene encoding indole-3-glycerol phosphate synthase TrpC: MLAGLTAGAVEDAEARAADRPLAVVERDALAQAPARDALAALAPAERVRIIAEVKRASPSRGDLADIPDPALQASRYEQGGASVISVLTEGRRFKGSLADLEAVKAAVSLPVLRKDFIATPYQVLEARASGADLVLLIVAALEQPLLAQLHTMVLELGMTPLVETHSLDEVHRAADIGAQLVGVNARNLSTFELDRDLFGRLFEHLPADAVKIAESAVLTPADVAHYRAAGADAVLIGEALVTNDPVTTLHAFLEAGA; this comes from the coding sequence GTGCTGGCCGGTCTCACGGCCGGCGCCGTCGAGGACGCCGAGGCCCGTGCGGCCGATCGGCCCCTCGCCGTCGTCGAGCGCGACGCGCTCGCGCAGGCTCCGGCTCGAGACGCCCTCGCGGCCCTCGCGCCCGCAGAGCGTGTGCGTATCATCGCCGAGGTCAAGCGCGCGAGCCCGTCGCGTGGCGACCTCGCCGACATTCCCGACCCCGCGCTGCAGGCCAGCCGGTACGAGCAAGGCGGCGCCTCCGTCATCTCCGTGCTGACGGAGGGACGGCGGTTCAAGGGGAGCCTCGCCGACCTCGAGGCGGTCAAAGCCGCGGTGTCCCTGCCGGTGCTGCGCAAGGACTTCATCGCGACGCCGTACCAGGTGCTCGAAGCACGCGCCTCCGGCGCCGACCTCGTGCTGCTCATCGTCGCCGCGCTCGAGCAGCCGCTGCTCGCGCAGCTGCACACGATGGTCCTCGAGCTGGGCATGACGCCCCTCGTCGAGACCCACTCGCTCGACGAGGTGCACCGCGCAGCCGACATCGGCGCGCAGCTCGTGGGCGTCAACGCCCGCAACCTCTCGACCTTCGAGCTCGACCGCGACCTGTTCGGCCGCCTGTTCGAGCACCTTCCCGCCGACGCGGTGAAGATCGCCGAGTCCGCGGTGCTGACGCCCGCCGACGTCGCGCATTACCGGGCGGCGGGAGCGGATGCCGTACTGATCGGCGAAGCGCTCGTGACCAATGACCCCGTGACGACCCTGCACGCATTCCTGGAGGCCGGCGCGTGA
- the rpe gene encoding ribulose-phosphate 3-epimerase encodes MTDADAIRINPSILAADFVNMQAELGRIRSADFVHVDVMDNHFVPNLTFGPQMVERIQATSPVPLDVHLMISDVDRWAPGYAELGAASVTFHLEAATDPVRLARRLRDIGARAGVAVKPATPVDGLFDVLNEFDQILVMTVEPGFGGQSFMPDQMPKLRRLADEARRRGSQVWLQVDGGISEATIAQAAEAGADTFVAGSAVFGADDPDAAIASLRSGAAAAHRH; translated from the coding sequence GTGACCGACGCCGACGCCATCCGCATCAACCCCAGCATCCTGGCCGCCGACTTCGTCAACATGCAGGCGGAGCTCGGCCGCATCCGTTCCGCCGACTTCGTGCACGTCGACGTCATGGACAACCACTTCGTCCCGAACCTCACCTTCGGTCCGCAGATGGTCGAGCGGATCCAGGCCACGAGCCCGGTGCCGCTGGACGTGCACCTGATGATCTCGGATGTCGACCGGTGGGCCCCCGGATACGCCGAGCTCGGCGCCGCCAGCGTCACCTTCCACCTCGAGGCGGCCACCGACCCGGTCCGCCTCGCCCGACGACTCCGCGACATCGGAGCGCGCGCCGGTGTCGCGGTCAAGCCCGCCACCCCCGTCGACGGCCTCTTCGACGTGCTGAACGAGTTCGACCAGATCCTCGTGATGACCGTCGAGCCGGGCTTCGGCGGTCAGAGCTTCATGCCCGATCAGATGCCTAAGCTCCGTCGTCTCGCCGACGAGGCCCGCCGCCGCGGGTCGCAGGTGTGGCTGCAGGTCGACGGCGGCATCTCCGAGGCGACCATCGCGCAGGCCGCGGAAGCCGGCGCCGACACCTTCGTCGCCGGATCGGCGGTCTTCGGCGCGGACGATCCGGATGCCGCGATCGCGAGCCTGCGCTCGGGCGCCGCGGCCGCGCATCGTCACTGA
- the trpA gene encoding tryptophan synthase subunit alpha: protein MISRVAAAIDAAHAAGRGAFVGYLPLGFPDLATSIDAAVALAEAGADVLELGPPYSDPVMDGVVIQEATQTALAAGFRLRDTFTAVREIAARVDVPILVMTYWNPVLQYGVDRFADDLVAAGGAGLITPDITPDAAPEWIAASERTGLDRVFLAAPTSTDDRLRMIAAESTGFVYTVSTMGITGERAELDAAARTLVGRLRDFGAGHACVGIGISTPDQVAGVVEYADGAIVGTALVRALRDGGVPALTETARALAAGTPRRAV, encoded by the coding sequence GTGATCTCTCGCGTCGCTGCGGCGATCGACGCAGCCCACGCCGCCGGTCGTGGCGCCTTCGTCGGCTACCTGCCGCTGGGATTCCCCGATCTCGCCACGAGCATCGACGCCGCCGTGGCACTGGCGGAAGCCGGTGCCGACGTCCTCGAGCTCGGGCCGCCCTACTCCGACCCCGTCATGGACGGTGTGGTGATCCAGGAGGCGACCCAGACGGCGCTCGCGGCCGGCTTCCGCCTGCGCGACACCTTCACGGCGGTGCGCGAGATCGCCGCCCGCGTCGATGTCCCGATCCTGGTCATGACGTACTGGAACCCCGTGCTCCAGTACGGGGTCGACCGCTTCGCCGACGACCTCGTCGCAGCGGGTGGCGCGGGGCTCATCACGCCCGACATCACCCCCGACGCCGCTCCCGAGTGGATCGCGGCCTCGGAGCGCACCGGGCTCGACCGCGTCTTCCTCGCGGCCCCGACGTCGACCGACGACCGGCTGCGGATGATCGCCGCCGAGTCCACGGGATTCGTCTACACCGTCTCGACGATGGGCATCACGGGCGAGCGCGCCGAGCTGGATGCCGCCGCCCGCACGCTCGTCGGGCGGCTGCGCGACTTCGGCGCCGGCCACGCCTGTGTGGGAATCGGCATCTCGACGCCCGACCAGGTCGCCGGGGTCGTCGAGTACGCCGACGGCGCGATCGTCGGCACCGCACTCGTGCGCGCCCTGCGCGATGGCGGCGTCCCGGCTCTGACCGAGACCGCCCGCGCACTGGCCGCGGGCACGCCGCGCCGGGCGGTCTAG
- a CDS encoding DUF6704 family protein — MSNIGDPGHGHSPAAWTAVVIMLLAFALGTLFFWLDMPALVWASAGLLVVGAIVGWAMSKAGYGAYGDKYTPKAH, encoded by the coding sequence ATGAGCAACATCGGCGACCCCGGCCACGGACACTCCCCGGCGGCGTGGACCGCAGTCGTGATCATGCTCCTCGCATTCGCGCTGGGCACGCTGTTCTTCTGGCTCGACATGCCGGCACTCGTCTGGGCATCCGCGGGCCTGCTCGTCGTCGGCGCCATCGTCGGCTGGGCGATGTCGAAGGCCGGCTACGGCGCCTACGGCGACAAGTACACCCCGAAAGCTCACTGA
- the lgt gene encoding prolipoprotein diacylglyceryl transferase: MIHAANLLVTSIPSPSVSYVDLGPLRIHFYALCIIAGIIVATLLTNYRLTKRGAEPWVVIDIALLAVPLALIGARAFHVLTHPGFYFGPDKNPWAVLFIWEGGIAIFGALIGGAVGAYLGCKWTGIRFWSFADALAPGLLLAQAMGRFGNWFNQELFGLPTDLPWGLEIDADNPAFPAGLAPDTLFHPTFLYEVIWNGLGVLVLLWVGRTVWAQWGKLFGLYLIWYGAGRIVWESIRIDPSEIILGLRTNVWAAIFAVLVGVAIIVVQSRRHFGDEPTPYQPGREWVAPSALQSQSTEDFVDLSAPPTPEAHADSATSAVTSKQ, translated from the coding sequence ATGATCCATGCCGCCAACCTGCTCGTCACGAGCATCCCCAGCCCGTCGGTGAGCTACGTCGACCTGGGACCCCTGCGCATTCACTTCTATGCGCTGTGCATCATCGCGGGCATCATCGTCGCGACCCTCTTGACCAACTACCGGCTCACCAAGCGGGGCGCCGAGCCGTGGGTCGTCATCGACATCGCGCTGCTCGCCGTGCCGCTCGCGCTCATCGGGGCGCGCGCGTTCCACGTGCTGACGCACCCGGGGTTCTACTTCGGGCCGGACAAGAACCCGTGGGCCGTCCTGTTCATCTGGGAGGGCGGCATCGCGATCTTCGGCGCGCTGATCGGCGGCGCGGTCGGCGCGTACCTGGGCTGCAAGTGGACCGGCATCCGGTTCTGGAGCTTCGCCGACGCGCTCGCTCCCGGCCTCCTGCTCGCCCAGGCGATGGGTCGCTTCGGCAACTGGTTCAACCAGGAGCTGTTCGGCCTGCCCACGGACCTGCCGTGGGGCCTGGAGATCGACGCCGACAACCCCGCCTTCCCGGCCGGCCTCGCCCCCGACACGCTGTTCCACCCCACCTTCCTCTACGAGGTGATCTGGAACGGCCTGGGCGTGCTCGTGCTGCTGTGGGTCGGGCGCACCGTGTGGGCGCAGTGGGGCAAGCTCTTCGGGCTCTACCTCATCTGGTACGGCGCCGGTCGCATCGTCTGGGAGTCGATCCGCATCGACCCGAGCGAGATCATCCTCGGTCTGCGCACGAACGTGTGGGCCGCGATCTTCGCCGTTCTCGTCGGCGTCGCCATCATCGTCGTGCAGTCGCGGCGTCACTTCGGCGATGAGCCGACGCCGTATCAGCCCGGTCGCGAATGGGTGGCTCCGAGCGCGCTACAATCGCAGAGCACCGAAGACTTCGTGGATCTGAGCGCACCCCCGACGCCCGAAGCTCACGCAGACAGCGCCACAAGCGCAGTCACCTCGAAGCAGTAG
- the trpB gene encoding tryptophan synthase subunit beta, whose protein sequence is MSLRDQHGPFFGDFGGRYMPESLIAAIDELTAVYEQAMADPAFTAELAQILATYAGRPSALTEVPRFAAHAGGARVFLKREDLNHTGSHKINNVIGQALLTKRLGKTRVIAETGAGQHGVATATAAALFGFDCTIYMGEVDTERQALNVARMRLLGAEVIPVTTGSRTLKDAINEAYRDWVASVETTNYVFGTAAGPHPFPAMVRDFQKIISEEAREQLLAETGRLPDAVVACVGGGSNAIGMFDAFLDDEGVALYGVEAAGDGVDTERHAASIERGRPGVLHGAKTFVLQDEDGQTVESHSISAGLDYPGVGPEHAWLASIGRAQYIPATDTEAMEALRLLSRTEGIIPAIESAHALAGALRIGRELGPDAIIAVNLSGRGDKDMDTAARWFELYDDGAEPVVEPEHDEAASGEGVEL, encoded by the coding sequence GTGAGCCTGAGAGACCAGCACGGACCGTTCTTCGGCGACTTCGGCGGGCGTTACATGCCCGAGTCGCTCATCGCCGCGATCGACGAGTTGACGGCGGTGTACGAGCAGGCGATGGCCGATCCCGCCTTCACCGCCGAGCTCGCCCAGATCCTCGCCACCTACGCCGGCCGCCCGTCCGCGCTGACCGAGGTGCCGCGGTTCGCCGCGCACGCCGGGGGAGCCCGCGTCTTCCTCAAGCGCGAGGATCTGAACCACACCGGTTCGCACAAGATCAACAATGTGATCGGCCAGGCGCTGCTCACCAAGCGGCTGGGCAAGACCCGCGTGATCGCCGAAACCGGCGCGGGTCAGCACGGCGTGGCCACGGCGACCGCGGCCGCTCTGTTCGGGTTCGACTGCACCATCTACATGGGCGAGGTCGACACCGAGCGTCAGGCCCTCAACGTCGCGCGCATGCGCCTTCTCGGCGCCGAAGTGATCCCCGTCACGACGGGGTCGCGCACCCTCAAGGACGCGATCAACGAGGCCTACCGCGACTGGGTTGCCTCGGTCGAGACGACGAACTACGTCTTCGGGACGGCGGCGGGCCCGCACCCGTTCCCGGCCATGGTCCGCGACTTCCAGAAGATCATCTCCGAAGAGGCGCGCGAGCAGCTGCTGGCTGAGACCGGACGTCTGCCGGATGCCGTCGTGGCCTGCGTCGGCGGCGGATCGAACGCCATCGGCATGTTCGACGCCTTCCTCGACGACGAGGGCGTCGCTCTCTACGGCGTGGAGGCCGCCGGTGACGGCGTCGACACCGAGCGCCACGCCGCGTCGATCGAGCGGGGCCGCCCGGGCGTCCTGCACGGCGCGAAGACCTTCGTCCTCCAGGACGAGGACGGCCAGACCGTCGAGTCGCACTCGATCTCGGCCGGCCTCGACTATCCCGGCGTGGGGCCCGAGCACGCCTGGCTCGCCTCGATCGGCCGCGCGCAGTACATCCCCGCGACCGACACCGAGGCCATGGAGGCCCTGCGTCTGCTCAGCCGCACCGAGGGGATCATCCCGGCGATCGAGTCGGCACATGCCCTCGCCGGCGCTCTCCGTATCGGCCGCGAGCTCGGTCCCGACGCGATCATCGCCGTGAACCTCTCCGGTCGCGGCGATAAGGACATGGACACCGCCGCGCGCTGGTTCGAGCTGTACGACGACGGCGCTGAACCGGTCGTCGAGCCCGAGCACGACGAAGCGGCATCCGGCGAAGGGGTCGAACTGTGA
- the hisG gene encoding ATP phosphoribosyltransferase: protein MLRIAVPNKGSLAETAAEMLAEAGYTGRRDSKDLHVIDPVNEVEFFYLRPKDIATYVGSGALDVGITGRDLLLDARMPGAREIERLGFAGSTFRFAAPTGTFTDVSELAGKRIATSYPGLVDAFLDERGIAVDLVPLDGAVESAVRLGVADAVADVVETGTTLRQAGLEVFGPEILRSEAVLIAGPSDVEGTERLLRRLRGVLVARQYVLVDYDLPADLVDDAVAIAGGIESPTISPLRDPAWVAVRVMVPRKSVNTTMDDLYAIGARAILVTAIDNARL from the coding sequence ATGCTGCGCATCGCCGTCCCGAACAAGGGATCGCTCGCCGAGACCGCCGCCGAGATGCTGGCCGAAGCCGGCTACACCGGTCGCCGCGACTCGAAAGACCTGCACGTCATCGACCCCGTGAACGAGGTCGAATTCTTCTACCTGCGCCCCAAGGACATCGCGACGTACGTCGGCTCCGGCGCCCTCGACGTGGGCATCACCGGCCGCGACCTCCTGCTGGACGCTCGCATGCCGGGTGCACGCGAGATCGAGCGCCTCGGCTTCGCGGGCTCGACCTTCCGCTTCGCCGCGCCGACCGGCACGTTCACGGACGTGAGCGAGCTCGCCGGCAAGCGCATCGCCACGTCCTACCCCGGGCTGGTCGATGCGTTCCTCGACGAGCGTGGCATCGCCGTCGACCTCGTCCCGCTCGACGGAGCGGTCGAGTCGGCCGTGCGCCTCGGCGTCGCCGATGCGGTCGCCGACGTCGTCGAGACCGGCACGACGCTCCGGCAGGCCGGGCTCGAGGTCTTCGGCCCCGAGATCCTGCGGTCCGAGGCGGTGCTCATCGCCGGTCCGTCGGACGTCGAGGGCACCGAGCGTCTGCTCCGCCGCCTGCGCGGCGTGCTCGTCGCGCGCCAGTACGTCCTGGTGGACTACGACCTGCCGGCCGACCTCGTCGACGACGCGGTCGCCATCGCCGGCGGCATCGAGTCGCCGACGATCTCGCCGCTGCGCGACCCGGCGTGGGTCGCCGTCCGCGTCATGGTGCCGCGCAAGAGCGTCAACACGACGATGGACGACCTGTACGCGATCGGCGCCCGGGCGATCCTCGTCACGGCGATCGACAACGCGAGGCTCTGA
- the hisI gene encoding phosphoribosyl-AMP cyclohydrolase encodes MSESVEDRIARVSFGADGLVAAIIQQHDTLEVLMLAWMDAEALRRTLTTGRVTFWSRSRQEYWRKGDTSGHIQLVRGARLDCDGDAVLIAVEQVGAACHTGTRTCFDSDDLEPVVSAP; translated from the coding sequence ATGAGCGAGAGCGTCGAGGATCGCATCGCCCGTGTGTCGTTCGGCGCCGACGGGCTCGTGGCGGCCATCATCCAGCAGCACGACACCCTCGAGGTGCTCATGCTCGCCTGGATGGATGCCGAGGCGCTGCGCCGCACGCTCACGACCGGGCGCGTCACCTTCTGGTCGCGTTCACGTCAGGAGTACTGGCGCAAGGGCGACACCTCCGGCCACATCCAGCTCGTTCGCGGTGCGCGCCTCGACTGCGACGGCGACGCGGTGCTGATCGCCGTCGAGCAGGTCGGCGCGGCCTGCCACACGGGCACGCGGACCTGCTTCGACAGCGACGACCTCGAGCCGGTCGTGAGCGCGCCGTGA
- the hisF gene encoding imidazole glycerol phosphate synthase subunit HisF, translating into MTLARRVIPCLDVAAGRVVKGVNFENLRDMGDPVELARLYFDQGADELTFLDVTATVDGRATTYDVVRRTAEQVFIPLTVGGGIRSVDDVARLLSVGADKVGVNSAAIARPDLVNEIADRFGAQVLVLSLDIKRAPGTPSGFVVTTHGGRTATSLDALEWAREAIERGAGELLVNSIDADGTKDGFDLELISRMREIASVPVIASGGAGAAEHFAPAIAAGADAVLAASVFHSGQLTIGDVKKALVADGIEVRA; encoded by the coding sequence GTGACGCTCGCCCGTCGCGTCATCCCGTGCCTCGACGTCGCCGCCGGCCGCGTCGTCAAGGGCGTCAACTTCGAGAACCTCCGCGATATGGGCGATCCGGTCGAGCTCGCGCGGCTGTACTTCGACCAGGGCGCCGACGAACTGACGTTCCTCGACGTGACCGCGACGGTGGACGGTCGTGCCACGACCTACGACGTCGTCCGCCGCACCGCCGAGCAGGTCTTCATCCCGCTGACCGTGGGGGGCGGCATCCGCTCGGTCGACGACGTCGCCCGGCTGCTGTCGGTCGGGGCCGACAAGGTCGGCGTGAACTCGGCCGCGATCGCCAGGCCCGACCTCGTGAACGAGATCGCGGACCGGTTCGGCGCGCAGGTGCTCGTGCTCTCGCTCGACATCAAGCGCGCGCCCGGCACACCCTCGGGCTTCGTGGTGACGACGCACGGCGGTCGCACCGCCACATCGCTCGATGCGCTCGAGTGGGCCCGCGAGGCCATCGAGCGCGGCGCCGGCGAGCTGCTGGTGAACTCGATCGACGCCGACGGCACGAAAGACGGGTTCGACCTCGAGCTGATCTCCCGGATGCGAGAGATCGCCAGCGTGCCGGTCATTGCTTCGGGCGGCGCCGGCGCCGCCGAGCACTTCGCTCCCGCGATCGCCGCGGGGGCGGATGCCGTGCTCGCGGCCTCGGTGTTCCACTCGGGTCAGCTCACCATCGGCGATGTGAAGAAGGCGCTCGTGGCGGACGGGATCGAGGTGCGCGCATGA